Proteins co-encoded in one Candidatus Thiodictyon syntrophicum genomic window:
- a CDS encoding metallophosphoesterase family protein has product MCEPVRLLHLSDLHFRGRTHWDSDPVLRALTGYIAAEVRGGLAPDLVVITGDLAFAGGKDEYAAARIWLERELWPALTRDPAAPLDRDRLLLVPGNHDADRGLVGKGVRFMQDGLLEERSQEAVADLLRDDHGRAGLLRRHDAYLVFYSEWLGADQPLPWWQSTFQIRGQRLHAAGLGSAWMACGDTDRGRLLLGRYQINQTVLHPDGEGAHWRLALLHHPWDYLAEFDTHEARQLIHLHRDLVLRGHLHEGEAALVRPADPARAYLELAAGCVYDGSRYPNAFQWIELSPQPRRVRVKFRTWNKGAWQVDRNQPGCPDGQADFPPDPTPPPSLATPADALILHPSSLIPHPSPFTPRRLSPLVAPPVRSSRTPGSGGPDATPHPAQPGLCPRHHARPARRGGAEPERAGRAAG; this is encoded by the coding sequence ATGTGCGAGCCGGTGCGACTCCTCCACCTCTCCGATCTGCACTTTCGCGGCCGGACCCACTGGGACTCGGACCCGGTCCTGCGGGCACTGACCGGTTACATCGCCGCGGAGGTGCGCGGCGGACTGGCACCGGACCTGGTGGTCATCACCGGGGACCTGGCCTTCGCCGGCGGCAAGGATGAGTACGCGGCGGCGCGCATCTGGCTGGAACGGGAGCTATGGCCCGCCCTCACCCGGGACCCGGCCGCGCCGCTGGACCGCGACCGGCTGCTGCTGGTCCCCGGCAATCACGACGCGGATCGGGGCCTGGTCGGCAAGGGCGTGCGCTTCATGCAGGACGGCTTGCTCGAGGAGCGATCACAGGAGGCAGTCGCCGACCTGCTGCGCGACGACCACGGGCGTGCGGGTCTACTGCGGCGCCACGACGCCTATCTCGTCTTCTACTCGGAGTGGCTGGGCGCCGATCAGCCCCTGCCCTGGTGGCAAAGTACCTTCCAGATCCGCGGCCAGCGCCTACACGCGGCCGGGCTCGGCTCCGCCTGGATGGCCTGCGGCGATACCGACCGCGGACGCCTGCTCCTTGGCCGCTACCAGATCAACCAGACCGTTTTGCACCCGGACGGCGAAGGGGCGCACTGGCGCCTGGCCCTGCTGCACCACCCCTGGGACTACCTGGCCGAGTTCGACACCCACGAGGCGCGCCAGTTGATCCACCTGCATCGGGATCTCGTGCTGCGCGGGCACCTGCACGAGGGCGAGGCGGCCCTGGTCCGCCCCGCGGACCCGGCCCGCGCCTATCTGGAACTGGCCGCCGGCTGCGTCTACGACGGCAGCCGGTACCCCAATGCCTTCCAGTGGATCGAACTCTCGCCGCAACCCCGGCGGGTGCGGGTGAAGTTCCGCACCTGGAACAAGGGCGCCTGGCAGGTCGACCGCAACCAGCCCGGTTGCCCCGACGGCCAGGCCGATTTCCCCCCGGACCCCACACCGCCCCCAAGCCTGGCCACCCCCGCCGACGCTCTCATCCTTCATCCCTCATCCCTCATCCCTCATCCTTCCCCCTTCACCCCCCGCCGCCTATCTCCACTGGTTGCGCCGCCAGTACGAAGCAGTCGAACTCCTGGGTCTGGAGGCCCAGACGCAACACCCCACCCAGCTCAGCCAGGTCTATGTCCCCGCCATCACGCCCGCCCGGCACGCCGCGGCGGCGCCGAACCCGAGCGCGCCGGACGGGCGGCCGGATGA
- a CDS encoding transcriptional regulator, producing the protein MNAVTIGVSSRDETNARFLRAMAGEPQGAWRTFASVADLWRTLTPKRWALLSALAGAGPVSVREAAHRVGREVKAVHADVQVLLNAGLLEKTAAGAIEFPFDAVHVDFMLRAAS; encoded by the coding sequence ATGAACGCGGTCACCATTGGCGTGTCCAGCCGTGACGAGACCAACGCCCGCTTCCTGCGCGCCATGGCCGGCGAGCCGCAAGGCGCCTGGCGTACCTTCGCGAGCGTCGCCGATCTGTGGCGGACCCTGACGCCGAAACGCTGGGCGCTCCTGTCGGCGCTGGCCGGCGCCGGGCCGGTCAGCGTGCGCGAGGCCGCGCACCGGGTCGGCCGTGAGGTGAAGGCGGTCCATGCCGATGTGCAGGTATTGCTGAACGCCGGGCTGCTGGAGAAGACCGCCGCGGGGGCGATCGAGTTTCCCTTCGATGCGGTGCATGTGGATTTCATGTTACGCGCCGCGTCTTAG
- a CDS encoding NADH:flavin oxidoreductase, which translates to MSALFEPFTLKGVTLRNRIAVPPMCQYMAVDGLINEWHRVHLAGLARGGAGLVITEATAVSPKGRITPGCAGIWNDTLAQAFAPVVASIKAAGAVPGIQIAHAGRKASANRPWEGDDHLAAGDPRGWPTIAPSAIAFGVIEYDGRDEETLAEAIELARGFKAEGLDLLSVSVGFSTPTANIPWAPAFLAPIAQRVRREAGLPVASAWGIDTPELAEGVVRDGQLDLVMVGRAHLADPHWPYYAARTLGIDRPAWVLPAPYAHWLERYRD; encoded by the coding sequence ATGTCCGCATTATTCGAACCCTTCACGCTCAAGGGCGTGACCCTGCGCAACCGTATCGCCGTGCCGCCGATGTGCCAGTACATGGCGGTCGACGGACTGATCAACGAATGGCACCGGGTCCATCTGGCGGGGCTGGCGCGCGGCGGTGCCGGGCTGGTCATCACGGAGGCGACGGCGGTGTCCCCGAAGGGCCGGATCACCCCGGGGTGCGCCGGGATCTGGAACGATACGCTGGCGCAGGCCTTCGCACCCGTGGTCGCGTCGATCAAGGCGGCGGGCGCGGTGCCGGGCATCCAGATCGCCCATGCCGGGCGCAAGGCGAGCGCGAACCGGCCCTGGGAGGGTGACGACCATCTCGCCGCGGGGGACCCGCGCGGCTGGCCGACCATCGCCCCCTCGGCGATCGCCTTCGGCGTCATCGAGTATGACGGGCGCGATGAGGAGACGCTGGCCGAGGCCATCGAGCTGGCAAGAGGGTTCAAGGCTGAAGGGCTGGACCTGCTGAGCGTCAGCGTGGGCTTCTCGACGCCGACCGCGAACATCCCCTGGGCGCCCGCCTTCCTGGCGCCGATTGCGCAGCGCGTGCGCCGCGAGGCGGGACTGCCGGTGGCGTCGGCCTGGGGGATCGATACGCCGGAACTGGCCGAGGGTGTGGTGCGGGATGGCCAGCTCGATCTGGTAATGGTGGGCCGGGCGCACCTGGCCGATCCGCATTGGCCCTATTATGCCGCCCGCACACTCGGGATCGATCGCCCGGCCTGGGTGCTCCCGGCACCCTATGCACATTGGCTGGAGCGCTATCGCGACTGA
- a CDS encoding enoyl-CoA hydratase: MTDENSLVLRQDDAGVTTLTLNRPQARNALSRAMLKALHRAFDDIATDQAVRVVILAGAGPGFCAGHDLKEVRANQEDQTYAEALFAECAELMLAIVRLPKPVIARVHGIATAAGCQLVATCDLAITADDARFATPGVNIGLFCSTPMVALSRNVTPKQAMQMLLTGDPIDAATALRFGLVNEIVPAAGLEARTAALASQLAGKSPLTLAIGKAAFYHQLELPLAEAYDYSRQAMVRNLQTLDAQEGIAAFIDKRPPRWCGH, translated from the coding sequence ATGACTGACGAGAACTCGCTGGTGCTGCGCCAAGACGACGCCGGTGTCACGACCCTGACGCTGAACCGGCCTCAGGCGCGCAACGCCCTGTCGCGCGCCATGCTGAAGGCCCTGCACCGAGCCTTCGACGACATCGCCACCGATCAGGCCGTGCGCGTCGTGATCCTGGCCGGAGCCGGCCCGGGCTTCTGCGCCGGTCATGACCTGAAGGAGGTCCGTGCCAACCAGGAGGATCAGACCTATGCCGAAGCGCTGTTCGCGGAGTGCGCCGAGCTGATGTTGGCCATCGTGCGGTTGCCCAAACCGGTGATCGCCCGGGTGCATGGCATTGCCACCGCGGCCGGTTGCCAGTTGGTGGCGACCTGCGACCTGGCGATCACCGCGGACGACGCCCGTTTTGCCACGCCGGGGGTGAATATCGGGCTTTTCTGTTCGACACCCATGGTCGCCCTGTCGCGCAACGTCACCCCCAAGCAGGCGATGCAGATGCTGCTGACGGGCGACCCGATCGACGCCGCGACGGCGTTGCGCTTCGGCCTGGTCAACGAGATCGTGCCGGCGGCCGGGCTCGAGGCCCGGACCGCAGCCCTGGCCAGCCAGTTGGCGGGCAAGTCACCACTGACGCTCGCGATCGGCAAGGCGGCCTTCTATCACCAGCTTGAATTACCCCTGGCCGAGGCCTACGACTACAGTCGCCAAGCCATGGTACGCAATCTGCAAACGCTGGATGCGCAGGAGGGCATTGCCGCGTTTATCGATAAGCGCCCGCCGCGGTGGTGTGGACACTAG
- a CDS encoding formylglycine-generating enzyme family protein, with translation MVLGLVGDPRLGDPRDPAWQGQGFVLVPAGRYAWQEGQREIKEPFRIGRYPVTNGQYGIFIADGGYREARWWSTDGWAWREAGSVDLPPYWQDSRFNTANQPVVGVSFWEADAFCRWAGGRLPREREWEAAARGPQGYEYPWGGKWEDGICNSDAAGLGVTSPVGLFPRSAQVPLGLEDLAGNCWEWCDDFYAEGKREVGSSRVLRGGAFVFRARFLRSSDRNWVVPRVRVRTIGFRCVLAAPRQP, from the coding sequence ATGGTCCTGGGACTGGTCGGCGACCCGCGTCTTGGCGACCCGCGCGACCCGGCCTGGCAGGGGCAGGGTTTCGTCCTGGTCCCGGCCGGCCGCTATGCCTGGCAGGAAGGTCAGCGGGAGATCAAAGAGCCCTTCCGGATCGGCCGTTACCCGGTGACCAACGGCCAGTATGGGATCTTCATCGCGGACGGCGGCTACCGGGAGGCGCGCTGGTGGTCCACGGACGGATGGGCCTGGCGTGAGGCCGGGTCCGTGGACCTGCCCCCGTATTGGCAGGACAGTCGCTTCAACACCGCCAACCAGCCGGTGGTGGGTGTCTCCTTCTGGGAGGCCGACGCCTTCTGCCGCTGGGCCGGCGGGCGGCTGCCCCGCGAGCGGGAATGGGAGGCCGCTGCCCGTGGACCGCAGGGTTATGAATACCCCTGGGGCGGCAAGTGGGAGGACGGGATCTGCAACAGCGACGCGGCGGGTCTTGGGGTGACCTCCCCGGTCGGGCTCTTCCCTCGGTCGGCGCAGGTACCGCTTGGTCTGGAGGACCTGGCCGGCAACTGCTGGGAGTGGTGCGACGATTTCTATGCTGAGGGCAAACGGGAAGTCGGGTCGTCGCGCGTGCTGCGCGGCGGTGCTTTCGTCTTCAGGGCCAGGTTCCTGCGCTCCTCGGACCGGAACTGGGTCGTGCCCAGGGTCCGGGTCCGGACCATCGGGTTCCGCTGCGTCCTGGCCGCGCCCCGCCAGCCTTGA
- the pdxA gene encoding 4-hydroxythreonine-4-phosphate dehydrogenase PdxA, translating into MAPASSPERRPPGRTAPVLPRLALTPGEPAGIGPDLLVRLIQTPQPAQLVAVADPALLTGRARALGLPLTCLEYEPDSPREPSPPGTLWVRPVPLAAAVKPGRLDPANAPYVLATLRVACDLCLTGALDALVTGPVHKGIINDAGIPFTGHTEFLAQQCAAQPVMLLATPGLRVALVTTHLPLSQVAAAITAPLLTQVIEILHRDLVARFGIPAPRILVCGLNPHAGEGGHLGHEEIEVITPVLETLRGRGWDLQGPLPADTAFVPERLTGADAVLAMYHDQGLPVLKHLGFGQAVNVTLGLPIIRTSVDHGTALDLAGTDRADLGSLRAAIAMAVEMVRGG; encoded by the coding sequence ATGGCGCCCGCGTCAAGCCCTGAACGGCGCCCGCCCGGGCGCACGGCACCGGTCCTGCCGCGGCTCGCGCTGACCCCGGGGGAGCCAGCCGGGATCGGCCCGGATCTCCTGGTCCGCCTGATCCAGACGCCCCAGCCCGCCCAGTTGGTCGCGGTCGCCGACCCGGCGCTGCTCACCGGGCGCGCCCGGGCGCTCGGGCTGCCGCTCACCTGTCTGGAGTATGAGCCCGACAGCCCCCGCGAACCCAGCCCGCCGGGGACCCTGTGGGTGCGCCCGGTCCCGCTGGCCGCGGCCGTGAAACCTGGCCGACTCGATCCCGCCAACGCCCCCTATGTGCTCGCGACGCTCCGGGTCGCCTGTGACCTCTGTCTCACCGGCGCCCTGGACGCCCTGGTCACCGGGCCCGTCCACAAGGGCATCATCAACGACGCCGGCATCCCCTTCACCGGCCACACCGAGTTCCTGGCGCAGCAGTGCGCGGCGCAACCGGTGATGTTGCTCGCCACGCCCGGTCTGCGCGTCGCCCTGGTCACCACCCATCTGCCCCTGAGTCAGGTCGCCGCGGCGATCACCGCCCCCCTGCTGACCCAGGTCATCGAGATCCTCCACCGTGACCTGGTCGCGCGTTTCGGTATCCCCGCGCCGCGCATCCTGGTCTGCGGACTCAACCCCCACGCGGGCGAGGGCGGACACCTGGGGCACGAAGAGATCGAGGTCATCACCCCAGTGCTCGAGACCCTGCGCGGGCGCGGCTGGGACCTGCAAGGCCCGCTGCCCGCCGACACCGCCTTCGTCCCGGAGCGCCTGACCGGCGCGGACGCGGTGCTCGCCATGTACCACGACCAGGGCCTGCCGGTACTCAAACACCTGGGCTTCGGCCAGGCCGTCAACGTCACCCTCGGGCTGCCGATCATCCGCACCTCCGTGGACCACGGCACCGCGCTCGACCTCGCCGGGACCGACCGGGCCGACCTGGGGAGCCTGCGGGCGGCGATTGCCATGGCGGTAGAGATGGTCCGCGGCGGGTAG
- a CDS encoding Uma2 family endonuclease, which produces MLPQPKPILTFDDWLATERAAIEERSEYIDGEVFAMTGAREQHNLIVTNLIGELHPQMKGRPCRIYANDMKVRIRTANAGTYPDLVALCGEHEFLDERRDLLLNPSLIVEVLSNSTEAYDRGGKFAIYRRIPSLTEYLLVSQYRVAVELFSRGADDRWTLSEFTALDATVTLASVGCTLTLAEIYDKVDLEPV; this is translated from the coding sequence ATGTTACCGCAACCAAAACCCATCCTGACCTTCGACGATTGGCTGGCGACCGAGCGCGCGGCGATCGAGGAGCGCAGCGAGTACATCGACGGCGAGGTCTTCGCCATGACCGGGGCACGGGAACAGCACAACCTGATCGTGACCAATCTGATCGGCGAGTTGCACCCGCAGATGAAGGGCCGTCCCTGCCGTATCTATGCCAATGACATGAAGGTCCGCATCCGCACCGCCAATGCCGGCACCTATCCGGACCTGGTCGCCCTGTGTGGCGAGCACGAGTTCCTCGACGAGCGGCGTGACCTGCTGCTCAACCCGTCCCTGATCGTCGAAGTCCTGTCCAACTCCACCGAGGCCTATGACCGAGGGGGCAAGTTTGCGATCTATCGCCGGATTCCGAGCCTCACGGAATATCTGCTGGTCTCCCAGTACCGGGTCGCGGTGGAACTGTTCAGCCGGGGGGCGGACGACCGCTGGACCCTCAGTGAGTTCACTGCCCTCGATGCAACCGTGACCCTGGCCAGCGTCGGCTGCACCCTGACCCTGGCGGAGATCTATGACAAGGTGGACCTGGAGCCCGTCTGA
- a CDS encoding ATP-binding protein, producing MNIERLLQRIRLGEDSTLELKQVRLRAGGKTIEPHADGLSDELAALGNAHGGTLVLGVDDQTKEVSGIPLEHLDGVEAWLTAICTDRIRPPLEVVTHHLELPGPAGQPRAVIVAEVPRSLWVHESANGYFRRVGHAKRKLTPDVLARLFQQRSQARLIRFEEQEVPAIDFKDLDPLLVNRFMIDGQGDAALQLQRLHLVKESDEGPRPTVAGVLLCTLDPQRRLRNAEIIAVAHAGLVNDPNEQVDAQEIQGPLDRQIWDAIHFVRRNMRTPARKPLGRIDYPQYDLAAVFEAIVNAVAHRDYSRHAQRIRLFLFADRLEIYTPGALPNSMTIASMSAISAPRNEVIASLFARYYPVEEPLFGKHQLMDRRGSGVRMILERSEALSGRRPVYENLEDMELLLTIYAAAGPANRMPGDEESG from the coding sequence ATGAACATCGAGCGTCTGTTGCAGCGTATTCGTCTGGGTGAGGACTCCACCCTGGAGTTGAAACAGGTCAGGCTGCGGGCCGGCGGCAAGACGATCGAGCCCCATGCCGATGGCCTCTCCGATGAACTGGCCGCCCTGGGCAATGCGCATGGCGGCACCCTGGTCCTCGGGGTCGATGACCAGACCAAAGAGGTCAGCGGCATCCCGCTGGAGCATCTGGACGGGGTCGAGGCCTGGCTGACGGCCATCTGCACCGACCGCATCAGGCCGCCGCTGGAGGTCGTCACCCATCACCTGGAACTGCCCGGCCCTGCCGGGCAGCCGCGGGCGGTGATCGTCGCCGAGGTGCCGCGCAGCCTCTGGGTACACGAGAGCGCCAACGGCTATTTCCGGCGCGTCGGCCACGCCAAGCGCAAGCTCACCCCGGATGTATTGGCGCGATTGTTCCAACAACGCAGCCAGGCGCGCCTGATCCGTTTCGAGGAGCAGGAGGTGCCGGCCATCGACTTTAAGGACCTCGATCCGTTGTTGGTCAATCGCTTCATGATCGACGGCCAAGGAGACGCCGCGCTTCAGCTTCAGCGATTGCACCTGGTGAAGGAGTCCGACGAGGGGCCGCGCCCCACCGTCGCCGGCGTGCTGCTCTGCACCCTGGACCCGCAGCGCCGGCTGCGCAATGCCGAGATTATCGCAGTGGCCCATGCCGGCCTCGTCAACGACCCCAATGAGCAGGTGGACGCCCAGGAGATCCAGGGGCCGCTCGATCGGCAAATCTGGGACGCCATTCACTTCGTGCGCCGCAACATGCGCACCCCCGCCCGCAAGCCGCTGGGCCGCATCGACTACCCCCAGTACGACCTGGCCGCGGTCTTCGAGGCCATCGTCAACGCCGTCGCCCACCGCGACTACTCGCGCCACGCGCAGCGCATCCGGCTCTTCCTGTTCGCTGACCGGCTGGAGATCTATACCCCGGGCGCGCTCCCCAACTCCATGACCATCGCCTCCATGAGCGCCATCTCGGCACCCAGGAACGAGGTGATTGCCAGCCTGTTCGCCCGCTATTACCCGGTGGAGGAGCCTCTGTTCGGCAAACACCAGTTGATGGACCGACGCGGCTCCGGCGTGCGTATGATCCTGGAGCGCAGCGAGGCACTATCCGGCCGGCGGCCGGTGTACGAGAACCTGGAGGATATGGAATTGCTGTTGACGATCTATGCGGCGGCGGGGCCGGCAAACCGGATGCCGGGCGACGAGGAATCCGGTTGA
- a CDS encoding sulfate/molybdate ABC transporter ATP-binding protein yields the protein MSIQVEEITKTFAGVTVLDRVSLDFPTGQLVALLGPSGCGKTTLLRVIAGLETADAGRVILEGEDASGTHVRQRQVGFVFQHYALFRHMTVFENVAFGLRVQPRRSRPKEPEIRRRVLRLLDLVQMEWLADRFPSQLSGGQRQRIALARALAVEPRVLLLDEPFGALDAQVRKELRRWLRDLHDDLHVTSIFVTHDQEEALEVADRVVLMNRGRVEQVGSPDQVYEHPASPFVYGFLGTANVFHGRVDGAHVRVGESSLTHDGSNAVQGTDVVGFARPHELDIVTDLDTPNGLDALVRRVLAFGGSARVELDGVEEAAAGTEPRHYEVLLPRERASGLTQGQRVRLVPAPLRVFRHESA from the coding sequence ATGAGCATCCAGGTCGAAGAGATCACCAAGACCTTCGCCGGCGTCACCGTGCTGGACCGGGTGTCGCTCGACTTTCCCACCGGTCAACTGGTGGCCCTGCTGGGCCCCTCCGGCTGCGGCAAGACCACCCTGTTGCGGGTCATCGCGGGGCTGGAGACGGCCGACGCGGGCCGCGTCATCCTGGAAGGGGAGGACGCCTCCGGCACCCATGTGCGTCAGCGCCAGGTGGGCTTCGTTTTCCAGCACTATGCGCTGTTCCGCCACATGACGGTCTTTGAAAACGTCGCCTTCGGCCTGCGGGTGCAGCCGCGCCGCAGCCGCCCCAAGGAGCCGGAGATTCGCCGCCGCGTCCTGCGCCTGCTCGATCTGGTGCAGATGGAATGGCTCGCCGACCGCTTCCCGTCGCAACTCTCCGGCGGTCAGCGCCAGCGCATCGCGCTCGCCCGGGCGCTCGCGGTCGAGCCCCGGGTGCTGCTGCTCGACGAGCCCTTCGGCGCCCTGGATGCCCAGGTGCGCAAGGAACTGCGGCGCTGGCTGCGCGACCTGCACGACGACCTGCACGTCACCTCCATCTTCGTCACCCATGACCAGGAGGAGGCCCTGGAGGTCGCCGACCGGGTGGTGCTGATGAACCGCGGGCGGGTCGAGCAGGTCGGCAGCCCCGACCAGGTCTACGAGCACCCGGCCAGCCCCTTTGTTTACGGCTTCTTGGGCACGGCCAACGTCTTCCACGGCCGGGTGGACGGTGCCCACGTCCGGGTCGGCGAATCGAGCCTGACCCACGATGGGAGCAACGCCGTCCAGGGGACGGACGTGGTCGGTTTCGCCCGCCCCCACGAACTGGACATCGTCACCGATCTCGACACCCCCAATGGGCTGGATGCCCTGGTGCGGCGGGTCCTGGCTTTCGGCGGCAGTGCCCGGGTGGAACTGGACGGGGTCGAGGAGGCCGCGGCGGGGACCGAGCCGCGACACTATGAAGTCCTCCTGCCGCGCGAACGGGCGAGCGGCCTGACCCAGGGTCAGCGGGTGCGCCTGGTGCCCGCACCGCTGCGGGTGTTCCGTCACGAGTCGGCCTGA
- a CDS encoding Uma2 family endonuclease translates to MCPTAATLRTPAHQPPPPAIARPPGFSPEVAGEPRCADGLLVSEETYWTEYYLESDIHYEWNNGRLEEKPVSDYGTFLVYAWFIRLLQYFLDTRPIARMVALEMGFRLKLPTGTVIRKPDFGVVCNTNPQPLLPLDASYHGVFDLCIEALSDLERRGSERDTVTKKAEYAAGGVPEYYILHREPERQAFFTRTAAGLYIPIAPDDGIIRSRVLPGLQFRLTDLLTKPEPKAMVHDPVYADFVLPEWREAEQHAAAQTRARQEAEARAETQAQRAETQAQRAEAEAGARREAERRAETEAQARRQAEQELAQLRAQLAERRPPP, encoded by the coding sequence ATGTGCCCAACCGCCGCGACCCTTCGCACACCGGCGCACCAGCCCCCGCCCCCCGCCATCGCCCGCCCGCCCGGGTTCTCGCCCGAGGTCGCCGGCGAGCCCCGCTGCGCGGACGGCCTGCTGGTCTCGGAGGAGACCTACTGGACGGAGTATTACCTGGAATCGGACATCCATTACGAGTGGAACAACGGTCGTCTGGAGGAAAAGCCGGTGTCCGACTACGGGACCTTTCTGGTTTACGCCTGGTTCATCAGGCTTTTGCAATACTTTCTCGACACCCGCCCGATCGCCCGGATGGTGGCCCTGGAGATGGGCTTCCGCCTGAAGCTGCCGACCGGGACCGTGATCCGCAAGCCCGATTTCGGGGTCGTGTGCAACACCAACCCCCAGCCGCTGCTGCCCTTGGATGCCTCTTACCACGGTGTCTTCGACCTGTGCATCGAGGCCCTGTCGGACCTGGAGCGCCGCGGCAGCGAGCGCGATACGGTCACCAAGAAGGCCGAATATGCCGCCGGGGGGGTGCCCGAGTACTACATCCTGCACCGGGAGCCCGAGCGTCAGGCATTCTTCACCCGCACGGCCGCGGGTCTCTATATCCCCATCGCACCGGACGACGGCATCATCCGCTCGCGCGTCCTGCCGGGGCTGCAATTCCGGTTGACCGACCTGCTCACAAAGCCCGAGCCCAAGGCGATGGTCCACGACCCGGTCTATGCCGATTTCGTGCTCCCCGAGTGGCGGGAGGCCGAGCAGCACGCCGCGGCGCAAACGCGGGCCAGACAGGAAGCCGAGGCGCGCGCCGAGACGCAGGCACAGCGCGCCGAGACGCAGGCACAGCGCGCCGAGGCCGAAGCGGGCGCCAGACGCGAGGCCGAGCGACGCGCCGAAACCGAGGCGCAGGCGCGCCGACAGGCCGAACAGGAATTGGCGCAACTGCGGGCGCAGTTGGCGGAGCGACGGCCGCCGCCCTGA